AAGGTACTGAATCCTCATGATCAAGCCTATAATCACATATTATACTGAGCTCCACCCTTGAGAAGATATTAAGTCCAAGAGAAATACTGGCCTGTATCCTGTGTCCAAAAAGCCAAGAACCAATAGCAACTGGTTCTTATCCCAGATGTCAGGAGCAAGTCAAGCCTGTACcagtttattttttccccattatATTCAACTTATTGAACACATTCACTACAGATCCCATTATTTTACGCACATTCTATTTTCCaagatgtaaaatgttttaattgcaCCAGAACGACAAATATGGTTTCAATTATTTTTGAGTGTTACCAGGGCAGGAGGTAGTAAGTCATCCATAACTCCAGTCCCCATTCATTACATACTGGTCATCGCTCACAGAGCAGTTACACAAGGTGGTGGAGAGAGATATACAACACATGGCCAAAAGTATGCAGACACATTAATATTACTGCTCTGTGTGATTCTATAACAGCCTCCTCTCCTCAATATTACGTAACTAGGTCACAGAGGTTCAACCTCTTTCAATCATAACACTCCTATAACAGTGAGGTCCACCGCTAATGGTGTGATTGTCTACGTTCCAGTTCGTTCCAATGGTGCTGGATGGGGTTGAAGACAGAGCTCCATATTCTTATGGATCTGCGGCATTGTCATATTGACTAAGATGAACCTTTGTTAAATATCAACATATTATcatatcaaaacaaaacatggaaaACTACCCCAGTCCGAAAATCTATAAAAGTTTTTTACTGTACATACTTAtaccaacacacaacacagtgtaGATTAAAATAGTCTTAGAACTcatgtgatggatggatggatggatgaatggatggatggatggatggatggatggatggatggatggatggatggatggatggatggatggatgggtgatGGATGATGGCTGATGGATGATAGATACAGCTGATATAATTTGGTGTTGtttaattctgctgcagtgcCATAGATGGTTTCGACTGGAGTCAGGGTTCTAATCTGTGCAGGCAGCAGTTTACAGCTGCCTGCAAAATCCTTCTGTAGCAATTAATCAAACAATCTCAGATACATTAATAGTTTCGTGGCTCTGCTGTCAACTGAAGAGCTCCCCGCTTTAATGACAAGCAAGAGTCACAGTATAGCTTACGTGCTAAAAAAGGAGAGTGTTAATCAGATAAAAAAACGTGGAAGTTGCTAAGTTCTTTGGATAAAGATCCAACATTCAAAGATTTTTTCTTACTCACTTCAGCCATAAACCTTCTTATTTTCTGAAGGAACTGTGGCCCCAGGCATCAGTGTCCAGGTTCAGTCAAGAATTACAGGTCTCCAACTGGTAAACACATGGTGGTCTAAGTCAGACTGGTGATGTGGAGTGTTCAGTGACAGAGGAGTAAACCTAACAACAGCACAAGCAAGTGTCTCTTATCACAGCAGAGGATCTGTAAACAGAAAAGTATGCTGGACCACACACAGGCACTGGAAAAGAGGACAGAAACATGCACATTAAGCAACAGGACAGATATCCACGTCCCACGAACACAGACTTCCACAGAGCAGTGAGGTTGGAGTGATGGGCTGATGACAGTCGGCACACACGTCAGCATGTTTTTCAGAACTTTGCTTATTGTGTTAGTGAAACACTGACGGCTCTGCAGATTAAACCTCATCACACGTTATCACATTCTATGGTTTTGACTTAAAGGTTCCTGAAATAATTTCCGTGTGAGTTTCAAGGTCACATTAGATTTTTTATCACGGTGAAAGTggacaaatatacataaagacAACTGGATTGTGTACAAGGTTTACAAAACGTATTGTAAATGTATAGAAGTTTTTAATTCATTCAAGTAACTGTAAGTTTACTTAGATTTTACTGCACATTAGAACATGTTGCTGTTTCCCTGTTGGACAAAGCAGACGACTCAATTCAATGAAGTCATCAATCCTTTAATAACTGTTTATATCTAACATACATTCTTCTCACATCAGCCATTGACTAAGTTTCCATTAACTGCaggctttgtttttattattacagtATTATTAAATATCctacatatttatatttcataatgATCAGCATTTGTAACATATGAAGACAAATAATTGGTTCCTTATTGGTTTTCTCTAATCCTATTGGTTGCAAAAGTTAATGTATTACCACACGCTATGATGTCATAGTGATGTCACAATGATGACATTCCTAGGATTATGAATTATTTaccttcacacaaacattttgtacATACACAGCACAGACAGGGGCAAAAGCAATATCCTGCTTCCTGCTAACAATGGTAATAATATGTGGTTTTTATTACATTGTTGTTGTAACACCCTTAACTCTACAATATATAGAACTGGTATAGAGGATTTCCAgtcaccatcacagaactgttCCACCCGAGTTTGTACTGAAGCACAACTGTACTCTGACAATTGGGATCTTTACTGGCCAAAACACAGAGACCTATTTCTAGAGCACAGCCCTTCCCTTGGCATGAAGAGTAAATCCTCCACTGAGGCTGCAGAAGGCAGAAACCCACAGTCAGCTCAAATTATCCATAACGCTGATGTTCTTAATTCATTTCAGAGCTTTGCTTGATTTGTTTATATCAGTCTGAAGTGAATAAGGTAAGTCTGTTTCATATTACTGAGGAACTCAACCTGGATATCACTGAACAGAGACATTTCAGCTTTCACAGGGATTTGGCAAGTTTCTGTTATCTGGACTATTTCAGACTAATGCAAACTTTAACCCAGgcctttttctgtttcttttctttcttttagccTGTCAGACATTTAAATATGCATCTTTTTAAAGTctactataaaaataaaagggtTCATCAGCCGATTTAGTCTTAGCCACTGAACTTAAGTTAAAGAATAGTTGGACATTTATACTTTAGTTTCCAAGTACAAATGAACAGGTGTAATAGTCTTGGTTAGATGGAGCATGCATGTACTGTAGCTCTTAAGGAAGCCCAAATGAACAAGTATGAATGCATGTACATGTGCACTGTGCACCACATTAAGAAACACTAGATTATGTCCTGAGTGGTGCAACTTTTTCAGGGCGGCTCAGAGATTGTGTATGAAGATTGacgatgcatctccacttcctccccttTTCCCGAAATTAGGCCGAAAAAGGAGTTGCCTTTGgtgttgggttagggttagggttaggagaTGGTGGATGGACATGGCgaataaagaaaataagttTGACACTGAATTTACAGATTCTAGATGGGTAAATATTCATATGTTAATACTAATTTATGCCAGGTAGCAATAGCAAAAACTTACCTGAAGCCAACGCAACATTTTGTAATCGTATTTTGTGACTTTGTGGTATATTATGTTGGGCACAAACGTACCTGGCTGTTGCTAGGACTCTTGAGCAAATCGCTCCCAGTCTGAATATCAACAACGAACCAAACAAGTATACACACTCACTGGCTTCTTGAGACTTTTCCTAATCGCTTCATCTAACAAATATTTCTCTCCAAATAAACCTTGGAAATGAAGCGGAATTTCAATCATGATCTAAAGGCCTCTGATTTACAGCAGCTCAAGCTGTATTTACATGCGTTCGGTGATTCattgctgcagctggaggtaCCGGAGCGTCCCAAGGCCACGTTATCAGAAATGTCACAAGGCAGCGGGTTGAGGATGAATATTCTCATTAGTTCGGGGCTGAGGGAGAACCTTTCCACTCAGCTGAAACTCAGTATTATGGTTGGACAGGAACAAATCAAGCTCTATGACATGGTGAAGTACAAAGCCAAGATAAGAACTGTCCGTCTTTTTATCTACTCTCTGTTGCCTCCTCGCTCATGTCTCTGCACCTGGCCACTCGGTGTGTGCCGCCAGCTGGAAGAAAGTGTGTCGAGCATGGAGACAGGATACGTGAAgtaaagagacggagagaaagtgTAGAAGCTTAGGATGGAGTGAAGGAAAGAGCAGGATTAGGAGGAGGGGGAAAGGACAGTAAATCTGAGATGtgtgagaagagaaaaaggagcaGGGGAAAATGAGTCATACCATCTTTCTAATAATGTTGCTGTTATCTTTACTTCTCCTTTGACTTGGCCGAACttattgaaaaaaatctggtttTCTTTCCACTCATTTCTGATATTTTAAGAGCTAATAGGCCACGTCTTTGCATTAAGGaactgtttgctgtgtttgagGATAGGCTTATTTGATTTCTCACTGAAAGTCGATTAATACAGCTGTGATGCTAAGCAAAAAACTTAAGCTAAGCAGTGTTGTCACAGTTAATCGTCTGTTTTCCACAAAGTGTGCTCAGCTAAGCCGACTTGATTTTTACTTAATAAAGGTAATATGGGCAAAGTGCTGTTAGACATAATATTATAGGTGAGTAAGCAAGTCATTCTTAAAGTAACTAGTTAGTGTGCAGACTTTCTCTTTATCATTGCTGTTGCTGAGTGTCAGTGTCTAACGGCTACTCCCTTAGACAAATGGAATTCATCATGGTGCAGTATGAGCGACTAAAATCTTGCACAGGGCGCTGGATGTGATTTAAAGACAGACATCGCAACCACAATTACACCGTGTGACTTTACACTGCATTTTTTCCCCAAGCTTCATCTGGTGCACTGTAAGATAAAGGTCGGACTTTCGGGTCATTTTAtgatcacaaacacaccaacccACAAGCATTACATGTAGTAAAAGTGATCAAGCTTCAGATTGATTCTTCCTTTGTCAAAATAACCCCTGATGATTAAATGTGCTTGTTATAGATAATAAAAAACTGCAAGCAAGAGCGTCTTGGCAGGAATGCACACGCTGAAGTTACAGGAGAGGTCATCCTTTCTTTGTTGAGAACTGGCCAAAGAAAACTCTGCCTGGGCCCAAAGGACCAGCTGGGGGaaatgagtcacacacacaagaaagcACAAACTCTCCCAGCAGCAGTGTACTGTTGATATCAGAAACATGCCTAAAAGTGGTGTCTAGACAGAGTTGAGTCCGTAAAGGCACACAAGCTGACCCATGCTGCTGTCCACGCAGCTGGAAGAGAACATGAATGTTCCCTCTCGGTGTGAGGGCCTGACCAGTAACCTTACACCAGGAAAAAGCCCctaacacagagaggaggaagacccCCCTGCGGACCTCCTGGTTCATATTGAGCTGGTGTCAGCTCCAGTGCGGcaggaaattaataaaaagaaagctCAAAAGATGAAGACTGGAGAGAGCataaggtaaataaaaaaagatgctgCAATGGATGAACCGACTATCAGGAGACACATCAGCAGAAGAACGACACAGAGCTTTATTGTTATTTACACAGTGACTAAGTTTAGTCATAGAGGCTGTGAAGTAAATGATTGAACAATAACTGAGAAGTTCTCGAGAAGTTCTCTAGTTAtccagaagctgctgcaggaccagCTGCACATCTGCCATGTGAATGAGATTatgatatgaaaacacaaacattgaccatagactgtatataaagaacgTCTGTCCACTTCCTCTCGCTATCCTGAAgcatgaagctaaaatatcacAGATACTAAAGCttgtctgtgcagtagtgatcaggGGGTTGAGCCTCTGTAAAGGTCCCGTCAATACACCTGCATGACCAATCAGAAGTCAGTCCCACTGTTGTTTCACCtcgtttttatatcatcaaataactcaaAAATCAAAGTCAAAATCAAACTTAATTTATGTGCATTTTTCAAATAAGTTAATGCTACTTGAAagaatatttaaactttttggGAAACAGGTTTGCATGACCACTTTTATTTTTGGATGCCAAATATGATTTACTGCGAAAAGttaattagcttagcttagcataacgaCCAAAAACATGGGTGCAAAAACAGCTTTCCTGGATGGTTCAAAGAAAATCTGTCTCCAAAAATATATTCAGCTCCCGGATTTACTTTTTCTTGCCAGACGAGCTTCACTTTGATCTGATCTACATACACGTTGAGTTTCATGACAGCATCTTGCATGTTAGTGATTCCACTGGGATGATGAAATCTGTCGGTAGGGGAAAAAGattccctcctcttcatctctacTTTTCCTCATCGTCTCTTCGTCTGTTGTTATACAATAGAGACAGATGGTGACTCCTCTCTCTGGCtgaacaccaacacaaacatttatgcATTCTCTTCATGGATAGACCAGATCCTTCCTCTGACTGAATCTCACCCAGAGAACCTAAGATGCTTatagagacagtttcatcctcAGGGAGGATCAATTACAAACAGGATGTAAAAGTTTGttaaacatgtcaaaataaaagcaggattTTTCACTGTTTCTTCTCCGTCCAGCAtcacacagacatgtttgtctgtgtaattaataataaataataacaacttTAAGAACCATCAATTAACAGCTTAAATGTTAAGATTCACGACTTCTAGTGAGAAAATTCTGACAGAATAAATGTTCATCAAATGTCTATCTCCATTTCTGACTGAAAGTTCAAGAATGCTCTGACTGTTGTTTACAAGACCAACAATGACCTTAACATCTCTATTGTCATATTTTCTCAGCTGCAGAAGCTTTAAGATGCTTTACTCAAAAAAATCCtgcaacatcaacacaaactaCCTGTCAGGATGAGAACTACTGTGCCTTTGATTCATAAGCCTTTGattcatgtgtatgtgtgtgtaggtgcatgtatgtgtgtttgtgttaacacATCTAAtcaaggagagaggaggcactGCTGCACTGAATGAACTCTTGTTGCACCGAGCAGAGAGACCCACACACTCAAAATAAACCAACCTGGGCCAAATACTGGTTCCTCAGATATGaggtttgtgcgtgtgtgtgtgtgggtggacaCACTTCAAACACCACTTGACATAAATCTAAAAGCActagataaacacacactcaaaggcAACATTTTTCCTCTGTAAATAGCTTTACATCTAAACTAATGTCTTTTAACTCCCTGTGTTGTAAAAATATTTGCAgggtccggggggggggggggggggggcgaccaGGATTCATATCCACATGGCTCCACTTTTGACCTGAACTGTCGTCACATGATAAAACCCCTCCTTCATGCTCGCAGCCTCCAGTCTGACTCCCATCTCACTCACTCCCCTCCCTTTCTGCCCGGCCGTCTCCTCTCCCGGCCTCAAAGTGGGATGATGACGATTTCTCTGAGGATCTTGCAGCTTCTACTTGTTCTCCATATTATTATTCTTGAGCCCAGGGAATGATGGAAGCACGTCTGCTGGAAGCTGTTTGGACCGAGAGGATTTTTtattgatgaggaggagaagaatatTGACCGGAAGTTGCAGGGTTGTTTTGTGAATGTTTGCAGGTAGGAAAGTTCTTTTGATTCATATTTCTtgcttcatttttcttttttgtgtcatTCATGCACAGAAGTGAGAATCCTTATAAAATACAATCACACACCAGCAGGCTCTAATGTTCTAGAGCTATTTTTTTCTGCACTATGATCTCAATTATCTTTGACTTCTGACTGTCTTTTCCAAGATTTATTAATttctaataataacattatacTTACAGTTATATTAGTTATACTTGCATTAGAACCAAATTAGCTGATGTAAGCTGTTTAAATAGGCTATTGCATGTAATAATGTTACCGTTACCTGTTTTATTTAGTTGCAGACACAGTGACAATTTATAATCAACTTTTTTGCTCGGGGAGATTTACTCACAATCTGAGCTTGTGCGCCCTCTGCTGGCTTTATAAGTTATCATAAAGAGCCTGCTAGGCCTGAGGGAGTTGGTgctgtttgtattttctctattatttgtttaaaacactTAACTCTTTTTAACACCAGTAATATTTCCATTTCTTTGTATCATTCTCTCCAGTGGAATGGGCCTCCTATACGGTCAGTATCTGCTGCTCTGCGCGGCCGCCCTCACAGTTTCTGTGGCGTTTGCCAAAGATGGAGGCAGCGAGGCCGACAGGTGGCCCAGCCAGAGCCTCCCGGTGCTGctggacacgcacacacagctgttAAATACCCTGTCATTCAgaaggcaggaggaggatggggagaAAGCCAGTGCAAAGACACTCTGTGGGATAGAGTGTCAAGAAAAGTTACCACCTGTTGACCAGACGGAGCAGGAGAGGATTCTGGGATACGAGACGATGTATGAGAACGGTACACGCACGTATACCGATATCAGCTTGCAAGGTTTTGACAACACGTCTGCAGGAATGCCAGCCCACTCAGAGATCCACACGAGAAGGAAACGACAGGTTTACGGAGCAGACGGACGCTTCGTGATCTCCGACTCACATTTTATCACCAACTACCCGTTCTCCACCGCAGTTCGTCTCTCCACCGGATGCTCTGGAGTCCTGGTGTCCCCCAAGCACGTGCTGACGGCGGCCCACTGCATCCACGACGGCGCCGGCTACCTGGAGAGTGCCAAGAGGCTCAGAGTGGGAGTGCTGCAGCTCAAAgccaaaagaagaagaggagggaggaggagaggggggcgACAGAggggtgggaggagaggagaagagaagacgatggaggagggtgaggagcaGAACGGTTTAGATGGAGATGTGGCAAGAGGCAGAAGTGGGAGACGCAGAGGAAGAAGGGTGGAAGGTCACTTGGAAGCTGGGGCTGGAATTActgaaagaggaaggaaacgAAAAGGCCCCAGCCGCGTTGGACGCAGCGTCGAACCCAGAAAGCAGCCCGTCTTCCGTTGGACTCGGGTCAAACAAACCCAAATCCCTCAAGGATGGCTCCACGGCAAAGACTCCGACAACTCGACCTCTTCTGACTACGACTACGCTCTTCTGGAGCTAAAACGACAAGTCAAGCAGAAGCCCATGGCGCTCGGAGTGGCTCCATCCACTGCTCCTCTGGCGCGGATCCACTTCTCAGGCTACGACGCCGACAAAAGCCTGCTGGACGGGCACGGTGACGAGAAGGTGGTTTACCGTTTTTGCTCAGTGACAAA
This genomic window from Platichthys flesus chromosome 18, fPlaFle2.1, whole genome shotgun sequence contains:
- the LOC133973823 gene encoding serine protease 23-like; protein product: MGLLYGQYLLLCAAALTVSVAFAKDGGSEADRWPSQSLPVLLDTHTQLLNTLSFRRQEEDGEKASAKTLCGIECQEKLPPVDQTEQERILGYETMYENGTRTYTDISLQGFDNTSAGMPAHSEIHTRRKRQVYGADGRFVISDSHFITNYPFSTAVRLSTGCSGVLVSPKHVLTAAHCIHDGAGYLESAKRLRVGVLQLKAKRRRGGRRRGGRQRGGRRGEEKTMEEGEEQNGLDGDVARGRSGRRRGRRVEGHLEAGAGITERGRKRKGPSRVGRSVEPRKQPVFRWTRVKQTQIPQGWLHGKDSDNSTSSDYDYALLELKRQVKQKPMALGVAPSTAPLARIHFSGYDADKSLLDGHGDEKVVYRFCSVTKESDDLMYQRCDAQPGATGAGVYVRLRQEAGDEGGKGKWQRRVIGVFSGHRWVEVEGGELRDFNVAVRITPAKYAQICHWIHGDPSLCKEV